In the Lentimicrobiaceae bacterium genome, AAACATACTACCGCCGAAGTGCGTTGCATCGTGAAAGATATCATTTATAAAGTAAACGTAAACACATTGGAAAAACAGGAAAGCGATGGTGCCCTGCAGATGAACGACATTGCACGGGTAGCCTTACGCACCACCCATCCACTGTTTTACGATGCATATACCCGCAACCGGATTACCGGAAGCTTAATCATGATAGATGAAGCTACCAATGAAACCGTAGGGGCAGGGATGATCATATAGCAACAATATTCAACAAACAATCTCCAATTTTCAAAAGCCAAACTGTCAAGTTATTTTAGGACTAGAAACACTCCCGATACATCTTTAGTAAAGCTTCTGTCTGCCATTAGGACGCTAAGATAAAGGAAAGAGAGTTACGGTTTAATTTCAAACCAGGAAGAAAGAAGAGATAAAAAAAGAGGAACATAATTATATGTCTCTTTTTTCGTATAAAATTCTGTTATATTGCTGCCTGGAACTGTCGCAGGAAGCGTAGATCATTTTCAAAATACAAACGGATATCTTTAATATTATAAAGCAGAAGCGTCATTCTTTCAATGCCTATGCCAAAGGCATATCCTGTATATTCCTTACTATCAATTCCGCAATTTTCCAGCACGTTGGGATCCACCATTCCGCAACCGAGAATTTCTACCCATCCGGTATATTTACAGATATTGCAGCCTTTGCCGCCACAGAAACAGGAAATATCCATTTCGGCAGAAGGTTCGGTAAACGGAAAATACGAAGGACGCAGGCGAATTTGGGTATCGGCGCTGAACATCTCTTTTGCAAAATACAACAGGGTTTGCTTCAGGTCGGCAAACGATACATTTTTATCAACATACAAACCCTCCACCTGATGAAACTGGCAGTGCGAACGGGCGGAGATAGCTTCGTTGCGATATACCCTTCCGGGGAAAATAGCCCTGATGGGCGGTTTCTGACTTTCCATCACGCGGATTTGCACGTTGGAAGTATGGGTGCGCAAAAGAATATCGCCATGTATATCATCTGTTTTCCGGATGAAAAATGTGTCTTGCATGTCGCGGGCGGGATGTTCGGGCGGGAAGTTGAGGGCAGAGAAATTATGCCAGTCGTCTTCAATATCCGGTCCTTCTTTTACTACGAACCCAATATGACTGAAAATATCAATCATTTTACTGCGTACCAACGAAATAGGATGCCTTGAGC is a window encoding:
- the pheS gene encoding phenylalanine--tRNA ligase subunit alpha; the protein is MKEKIQNLLAEIADFKPQTAEQLEQFRIRYLAKKGLLSALFDEFKIVSSELRKETGMLLNQLKIKAQEKIDAYKETFEEKNTEKSGIDLTLPAEFYAPGSRHPISLVRSKMIDIFSHIGFVVKEGPDIEDDWHNFSALNFPPEHPARDMQDTFFIRKTDDIHGDILLRTHTSNVQIRVMESQKPPIRAIFPGRVYRNEAISARSHCQFHQVEGLYVDKNVSFADLKQTLLYFAKEMFSADTQIRLRPSYFPFTEPSAEMDISCFCGGKGCNICKYTGWVEILGCGMVDPNVLENCGIDSKEYTGYAFGIGIERMTLLLYNIKDIRLYFENDLRFLRQFQAAI